A stretch of the Papaver somniferum cultivar HN1 chromosome 6, ASM357369v1, whole genome shotgun sequence genome encodes the following:
- the LOC113287962 gene encoding uncharacterized protein LOC113287962 isoform X2, with protein MGKLEFFHLRDTCAKVLETSLRKLGVEKLSKDDVQKMQWEVLEAKIGSWIHFTRIDVLKGKTNNGRWVVYNEENGIQALYRSDILCCCTRLYRVASHRRRISGQVT; from the exons ATGGGGAAGCTTGAATTTTTCCATTTGAG GGATACCTGTGCTAAAGTTTTGGAGACTAGCCTACGAAAGCTTGGTGTTGAAAAGCTCAGTAAAGATGATGTGCAGAAGATGCAATGGGAAGTTTTGGAGGCCAAGATTGGGAGCTGGATTCATTTCACGAGGATCGAC gttTTGAAGGGAAAAACTAATAATGGTAGATGGGTTGTATATAATGAAGAAAATGGCATCCAAGCTCTTTACAG GTCAGACATATTGTGTTGCTGCACTCGGCTATATCGTGTTGCCAGTCATCGCCGCAGGATTTCAGGGCAGGTTACTTAG
- the LOC113287962 gene encoding uncharacterized protein LOC113287962 isoform X1 — MGKLEFFHLRDTCAKVLETSLRKLGVEKLSKDDVQKMQWEVLEAKIGSWIHFTRIDVLKGKTNNGRWVVYNEENGIQALYRHIVLLHSAISCCQSSPQDFRAGYLAFASARCMFIDNITNRQDVKATSPKIHLQ; from the exons ATGGGGAAGCTTGAATTTTTCCATTTGAG GGATACCTGTGCTAAAGTTTTGGAGACTAGCCTACGAAAGCTTGGTGTTGAAAAGCTCAGTAAAGATGATGTGCAGAAGATGCAATGGGAAGTTTTGGAGGCCAAGATTGGGAGCTGGATTCATTTCACGAGGATCGAC gttTTGAAGGGAAAAACTAATAATGGTAGATGGGTTGTATATAATGAAGAAAATGGCATCCAAGCTCTTTACAG ACATATTGTGTTGCTGCACTCGGCTATATCGTGTTGCCAGTCATCGCCGCAGGATTTCAGGGCAGGTTACTTAGCCTTTGCTTCAGCAAGATGTATGTTTATTGACAATATAACAAATAGACAGGACGTCAAGGCTACATCTCCGAAGATACATCTCCAATAA